From bacterium:
CACGGTGAAGGCGGCGGCCGAGCTGCGCGAGCGCATCCGGGCCGCCCTCCTCCGGGAGCAGGCCGCGGGCGGCCCCGCCCTGCGCGATGCCCTGCGGGACATCGAGCGCGCCCCCATTTCGACCATACACGGATTCGCCCTCTCCCTGCTGCGGGAGCGTCCCCTCGACGCCGGCCTTCCGCCCGAGATTGCCGAAGTGGATCCGGTGGCCAGCGATTCTCTCCGCGATCAGGCGTGGGAAGCATGGCTTCAGGAGAAATTCGCGACAGACGATCCGGCGTTGGCGGATTTTTTCTCCCTGGGCTTCACCATCCGGGGTCATCTGACGACGGTGCGCGATGTCCTGCTGAATGCTCCTGAGCTGCGGTCCGATTTTCCGGAGCCCCGTGGCCTGACGCCGGAGGCGGCCATCGAAGAAGTGCGGAATCTCTACCGAGAGTGTGCGGACTTCGCGCACGCCCATTGCCTGGACCGTACGGACAAGGCCTTTGCCCAGCTCGATGCGTTTGAGAGGTGGGCCGAAGGGCTTTCGGGCCTCACCCTGCCGGGGCTCATGCGGGCGTTGTGGGACATGCCCCCTTTCCGGAGAAATGTGGGATCCGCCAAAAAGTGGGATGCAGGGAAATTGCAGGAAATACGGGAGAAATTCACCCAACTCCGGGCGGCGGCCACCAGCGGGGTCTCGCATGAAATTCTGGCCCGGGTGATTGCCTCGCTCCGGGAGTTTGCCGAGGTCTACGAGGCGCGGATGCGGGAAGCCGGGCTGATGGACTATCAGGACATCCTCTTTCAGGCCGTGAAAATGATCCGGGAGCGCCCCGCCGCCCGGTCGCACTTCCGCTCGCGGTTCCGCCATTTTCTCGTGGATGAATTTCAGGACACCGATCCGCTTCAGGTGGATCTGATCTTCCGCCTCGTGGGCGATATTCCCGAGGGCGGCGAGTGGCCGGCGGCGCGCCTCGATCGCGCGCCGCTTTTCCTTGTGGCCGATCCCAAGCAGTCGATCTACCGCTTCCGCCGGGCGGACATCGCGATCTACCACCGGGTGAAGGTGTGCGTGGAAAAGGCGGAGGGCCGGCAGGTCATTTCGATCGATCAGAATTTCCGGAGCACGCCCGGCGTCATCGACTGGGTGAATGGCGTATTTTCGAAAATGATCAGAGAGGTGGAAGGGGTGCAGCCCGAGTATGTCCCCCTCCAGGCGTTTCGTTCGGAGAAGGGCCCTCGGGTGCGGCTGATTCCTGACCCGCTCTCCGGCGGCGGAGAAGAGAACGGCGCCAATGCCGAGGCGAGAAGAAGGCAGGAGGCGGCCGCCGTTGCTGGTGCGCTTCGCGCGTTGGTCGAAAAAAAGGGAGAGGAGATCGCGCTGCCCGATGGAACCTCGCGCCCTGTCACCTTCGGCGATGTCACGGTGCTCTTCCGGTACCGGACGGGCTATGACATTTTCGAGGAGGTATTCCGCGAGGCGGGGATACCGGTTGCCGTGGACGGCGGAACCGGTTTTTACGAGCAGATGGAGGTGGCCGCCGCGGGGGCGGTGTTGCGGGCGGTGAACCATCCCGGCGACCGGCTGGCCGTGGCGGCGGCGCTTCGCTCGCCCCTCTACGGGTTCTCCGATCCGGAGCTGGCGGGATATCTGCTGGAGAGAGATGGCATCACCCGTCCCGCCCCGGAGGTGGCCGCGGCGGTTTCCCGGATGCGGGAGTGGCACGCCCGGCGCGGGGAGATGAGCGCCCGCGCGATGCTGGAGGAGATTTTCCGCGAGACACACGCGTTCGAGCTCTTTTTGGGCGCCTCCAACGGCGAGCGCCGGGTGGCCAACATGCTGAAGCTCCTCGACATGGCGTTCGTTTACGGGCAGGGGAGCGCCCGGGGGGTGGCCGAGTTCGGCGCCCATCTCGACGAGAACCTCGCCCTGGGCCGCGATGCGCGCGAGCCCGAGGCGGCGCTGGAGGATGCCGGCCGGAGCGAGGTTCGCTTCCTGACGATGCACGCCGCCAAGGGGCTCGAGTTTCCGGTCGTCGTCCTGGCGGATCTGAGCGCGCCTCCTCCCAAGCATTCCATCAATTGGATCGCGGATCGGATTGGCCGCCGGGTGGATGTGGCGGTCGGGCCAAAAAGTCCGAAAGATCGGCGCGTAATGACAACGGAGTTTCTTGAATCAGAATCCCGGGAGAAGGATATCCAGCGCGAGGAGCTCAAGCGCCTTTTGTATGTGGCCGCGACCCGCGCCCGGGATTTTCTCTTTGTTCCGCTTTTCAATTCGGATGGCCGGGGCGAGCTTTGGAGTTTATTCGAGGAAGCGGGCCTGGACCCGGAGGGACTCAAGAGGGGGGAGGGGGGAGCGGCCGAAATCTTCCACGAGCCGTTGCTCATGGCGAAGGCGGAAGAAAGTTTCTTCCGGATCCCGGATGCGGTTTTTTCGGAAGCGAGCCCCTCGGCGACGGCGGCGCTCCGGCTTCGGGATTCTTTTTCGGGCAGGCTCGATGAGATGAAGCGCGGCTTCCGGGACGGCGGGGCGATGCCACCGCTCGCCGCGAGCGGACTCTCGGATTCGGACGCGGGAGATGATCCCGGGGAGCGGCACGCGCTTTCATCTTTCGAGAGAGAAAAGGGGGCCGGCGGCGTGGAGTTCGGCCGCTTGGTGCACGATCTGCTGGCGGGGCTCGAACCTTTTTCTTTGGGGAAGCTGAACGCCTTGTCGGCGGATGCGGAAGCCTGGGCGCTCTCCCATGGCCTGGGTGCACGGGAAGCGGAGGCGGCCGTCGCCATGATCCGGCCGGCCTTTGAGCGGCCGCTGTTCCGGCGGGCGGAAGCGGCGCCCAGAAGATGGCACGAGTTTCCCTTTTTCCTGTCGGTGGCGGGCAGGCTTTTGCGCGGCTTCGCCGATCTTGTCTTCGAGGAAGAAGGAGGGCTCGTTGTCGCCGATTTCAAGACGGACGCCATCGGCGAGAGCGACATTCCGGCCCGGACGGAACATTATTCCCTCCAGGGCGGGGCGTATGCCCTCGGGCTGGAGGAGGCGACCGCCATGAAGGTCCGGGAGGTCGTGTTTTCCTACCTTCGCCCCGGGGCGGAAATTTCGCTGACGGTGGATAAAGCCCTCCGGGAGCGCGTTCTTCTGGCTGTGCACAAGCCCGCGTGAGAGACGATAATCCTCCGCTCTTCTGCTAAAATTCCACCCATCGGTTTCGGCCGGACATCCTCCTTCCTTTGAGGTGACTTTTGCGCTTTCCCCTCCTGGCCATTTCACCGGACAGTGCCGCGAGTTTCCTGTTTGTGTCCGTCATCGCGTTTTCCCTCGCGGGAAGCTTGATCGCGGGCGCCCTCGTGTGGATGGCGGCGGCCGGGCGGAGAGGTCTCGGCAGCATGGAGCCCAGGTGGGAGGAACTCTCCCAAAAGTTGTCCCGCCTCCTCTTCTCCTCCGCAGTGGTTGTGATTGGTTTCGCCGGCGGATTGACCGGGTTTTCCGCAACGCTTGCCCATCCGGGGGCGGCGTCGGACATTCTCCAGATTTTTTTTCCGGCGCTCATTGTCGGCGGGCTCGGTCTGATTCTGTGTGTGGTGTTTCTGGGGGTGCATGCATCGGGCGGGAAGAAATGGCGAAATGCACCCGGGCGCCATTGGATGGCGGGCGTCGCGGCGGCGGTTTTTCTGTGGGTCACGGCGGCGGTTTTCATCTCGCTCCGCTCGTTTCTTTTAACGGGAGGAAGCTGGCGCGAAAACCACGCTCTCTGGGTGGCGGTTCTGAATCCCTTTGCGATCCTTGATTTTCTCCATTGGGGATTTTTGTCCCTCGCTGTCTCGGGGGCCGCGGGATTGTTCTACGCCGCGCGCCAGCAGGATGCGCTGTGGCGGCGCGGCCTGGTGCGCGAGTTGGGCGCATGGATGGCGAGAGCCGCCTTTGCCGCTGCGGTTTTTGGTCTCGTGTGGGCCGCCGTTGTATTTTGGGTCACGGATGCGGGTGTTTCGTTCGGGCTGTGGGTGGCCGTCGGTTTCCTCCTGGAAGCCGGTTTGGCGAAACTGGTCCAGATATTTGCGGTCAGGCGTGTGGATCGATTCGGATTGCGCGCGGCCGCCCTTTTCATCGTGCTGGGAGGGCTGGCGATCGTTGCTTCCGAGGCCAGCCGGCGCACCGTCCCCTCTCCCTTCCTCATCCAGGGACATATGTACCGGAACGGAATTCGCGTGTCAGAAGTTTCTCTTTTGAATGAAGCCGGATATTGGAAGCCGGTTCCCTGGGAGCCGGGACAGGAAGCGCCCGCGGGGGCGCTCCTGGGCGGCTATCTCTTCCGGGGGCAGTGCGCGGTCTGCCATGCCGGCGAGAAATGGGAATCCGCCAAATCCCGATTCCGGTATGCGGATGATGTTTCGGCGTTCTTGTCGGAGTTGGACCGCCGCCATCCCGCCCTGCCGGTGTTGGCGGGGACGGAGGAGGAAAGAGAAGCGCTGGCCGTCTATCTGCAAGAGAAGCTGGGGGCCGCCGGTTTCAGGCCCGCGCCGCCGCCCCCGCCTTCTCCCCCGAAGACTACCGCTCCGCCCGTGAAGAAAGCGCCCTCGCCCCGGGAAAAGACCGCTCCGCCGCCCGAAGGCGCTGCTCCCGGGAAAAAGACGCCTGAAAAACCGGCCGCCGGCGGGACGCCTGCCCCCGAAGGTGCGCCTGCGGAGAAGCCAAAAGCGCCAGAAGAGACTCCTGTAGGCCCGCCGAAAGAAGGGGCGCCGCCTCCCGCCGCCGCGCCCGCGGAAGAGAAGAAGCAGAGCGAAGGCGAAGAGCAACCCCCTGTGAAGCCGCAGGCGGAAAAAGAGAAGGCGCCTGCGCCGGCAACACCCTCCGGCGAGCCAAAGCCCGAACCGAAGGCCGGGGGAGAAACGGGCAAGGCGCCTCCCCCTCCCGCTTCCCCGCCCGCGGGGACGCCCCCGCCTTCGACACAGCAGGCTCTGCCGCCTTCTTCTCCCGCGGCTCCCTCCCTGGTGGAGAAGAAGCCCAGGGGGGATGATTTTCCCGTCCCCGGGGGGAACATCGTGATCATCGATCCGGAGAAAGAAAAACAAGAGAAGAAATCCGGCACCCCGGGTGCACCGGGAGGCGCGGAGAAAAAAGCGGCCCCCGCGGGAGCGAAACCATGATTTCCCTGTTCGCGAAATTTCCGGCCGTTTTAGAATTCTGGGTTGTGGTGGCCGTGTTCGGGTTCTTTTTCCTGGCCATCCAGCTGGCGTTTGTTGTTCCCTGGCTGATGGCCCATTTGCTCTTCTGGGGGAAGCGTCCGAAGAACAGAGGTTTTCTGGAAGTCACCGATAGGCTCGCCGAGGTCGGGAAAGGCAATGTCTCCGCCCTGGTCATTCTCGCGGTCGGTACCCTCATCGCCATCGCGGGAGGCAGGACGGAGGAGGTGATCATTTCGGTGATGTTGCTCTTCCCGGTGGGGGCGGCCGGATTCGCCGCTTTTTTCTTTTATGTCCTTCTCATTTTCGCTCTGGGAAAGATGCGGACGGAAAAGAAGGGGCAGAGAGATGTTCGTTTTGCGGCCGCGCTGGCGGCGGGTCTTTGTGCGGTCGCCGTCTCCGGGGGCTTTGCCGCGATTTCTTTTGTGGTGGAAAGACCGTCGCTCTGGCCGTCGCTCCGCGGCGATGCGCTGTCCGTTCTTTTCGCGCACGAATGGCTGGCACGTCTCGTTTCGCTCTGGCTGTCTTCATTGGTTTCCGGCGGCATTGTTCTCATGATTCTGGGCCGTTTGGTTTTTCGCTGGACGGCTGGCGGATCGTTTGACAGCGCCGCCCGCGTCATCCGGCATGGCGCTTTTTTCTCCTTGTGTCCTTTTCTCTTGTTGATGATTCTTTCTCCCTGGCTGATCCAGGGATGGTTCGAGATGGGCTTGTGGTCGGCGAATGAAAAATGGCCCCTGATTTTCATCCTGACTTCGGGCGCGGCGAGTCTGGTGTTGATCGAGGTTCTCTTCAGCATCATCCAGCGTCGCGGGAATATATCCCGGGCGGTGGTCCTGGCGGCCGGGATGTTCGTGGGCGCTCTTTTGCTTTTCACGGCGGCGCGCCTCGCCGTCAGCGGGAACACTCCCGGTGCGGCGGTTTCGGCCATCGCGCCGAAGAGCGCCGCGGTCTGGCCGCGGGCGATTATTTCCGGTTCCGTTCGGAGAGAGAAAGGCCTTCGTCTTGATAGTTGATATCTGCAGCTTCCTCCCCGTCCCGGAAAGCTACCGGGCGCGTCTTCTCGGGTGGGCGGCCATACCCGGCTACTTCCGCATGTTTTCGCGGGGCCTCAGCCGCTTTTGCGGCGTGCCGGAGGAGGAATTTCGCCGGCGGATGCTCGATCGCCCTCCGCATGAGGTGGCCGGCTTCATCGAGGAGGTGGCGTCGGCGCGCGGAAAAGACGCGGCGGCGTTCGTCGCCGATCTCGATGCGGCGGGGTATGATCGCGCGGCAGTGTTCAGCATTGACTCGCAGACGACGACGGGCGCGCCGCCGCTGGCGCCCGAGGTCCTGGCCCGTGCGGTGGCGGAGCATCCCGATCGACTGGCGGCCTTTCTCGGCCTCGACCCCCTGAAGAAAGACGCGGCCGCCACGCTCGAGCGCGGCGTCCGGGAGCTGGGGCTGCACGGCGCTCTTTTGGTTCCCTTTCTTCACGGCTTGCCGGCGGATTCCGCCTGCTACCGGCCGATATTTGAAAAGTGCGTGGCGCTGGACGTTCCCGTGTGGATCCACGCCTCGGTGAACTGGTCCCCCGGCCATCCGATGGAGTTGGGGCATCCGCGAGTGCTGGATCGCCTTTGCGGCGAGATGCCCGGGCTCAAGGTGATCGCGGGCCACGGCGGGTGGCCCTGGATTCCCGACATGGTGGCCGCGGCCTGGCGCCACCCGAACCTCTACATCGATCCCTCTGGCCACAGGTGGAAATACCTGGCCTATCCGGGATCGGGCTGGGAGATGCTGATGCACTTCGGCAATAACGTTCTTCAAAACAAAATCCTTTTCGGCACGGATTGGCCGCTAATGGAACAGGGCATGCGGGAGATCGCCGATGAATTGCGCGGCTTGCCCCTCCGGCCGGAAGTCCGGGAAAAATGGCTGGGCGGAAACGCCGCCAGACTTATGGAACTTGCATCATGACCCGGCCCGCCTCCTGCGGTTTTTTGCCGCTGATTGCCGTATGTCTTGTGGCGATCGGTGTTTTCGGCTCGTTGATTGCGACGAGTGCGCTCATCGTTTCCGTTCAGAGGGACCTGGGACTGACGTACGGAGAGGCGGGTTTTCTCCTTTCGGCCCCGTTTGTGGCGATCGGTGTTTTCGCGCTGGCGGGCGGCGCTTTTATCGATCGCATCGGCATGAACAAGGTTCTGATGCTCGGGACGGGCCTGACCGTCCTGGCCGGCGCCGCCCGCGCGTGGGGAACGGGATTTTCCGGATTTGCCGCGGCCACGCTTCTCGTGGGAGCGGGCGTGGGGATGGTGTTTCCGGTGCTCCCGAAAATCGCGGCCGTCACGCTTCCTCCGGAGCAGCGCGCTTTCGGGTCTTCTCTCTACACGGCCTCCGTGATTACGGGGAGCGGCCTGGCGATGGCCTTGACGCATTTCATGGCGATTTTCCCCGGGTTGCCGGGCGGAGAGGTTTGGAGAGGCGGTTATCTCGGATGGGCACTGGTTCTGGCGGCCGCTTTCGCGTTCTGGCTGGCCGCAGCACGCGCCGCCACCGCCATGGAGAAGGGCGGCGAGGCGTCGTCTTCCCCGGTTTTCGGCGGAACCGTCTGGAGAAGTCTTGCGATATGGGGGGTGGCAATCTCTCTGTTTATTGAAAATCAGGTATTTTTCACGAGCATCGGATGGCTCCCGACGATCCTGGCCGAGCAGGGGCTGTCTCCGTCGTCGGCGGCGGGCGTCGTTTCACTCGTTCCCTGGATGGGTGTCATCACGGTGCTGGTGGCCCACCGCGTGGCTTCCTGGTTCGGAGGCGAGCGCCCTCTCTTATGGGTATGCGTGACCGTGACGGTTCTGGCGTTGCTCCTTCTCACGGTGTCCTCGGTTTGGCTCACCACGCTGGCAGCGGTGGCGATCGGGATTTGCGCCAACGCCTGGGTGTTGCTCTGCCTGGGCTATCCGGCCCGGTCGGTGCCGCATGCGCAGGCGGGCCAGGCCGCGGGGCTGATTCTGGGCGTGGGCTACCTCGGCGGGTTTTCCGGACCCTGGCTGGCGGGCTTGATACGTGAAAGTTCCGGCGGCTTCGCGCCGGCGTTTTACTTTTTGGCCGGGTGCACAGTGGTGGGGTTCTGGACGATACAGTTTTTCGGCCCCCCCGCCGATAAGTCCTCGTAAGATTTTCGCCTTTATGTTCCCGGAACGTGAAATCTCGTCTAGGATGTTTTTCTTTCCCATGTGAGGAACTCACAGTATGGTCCATCCCGCCCTCCGGCAGATTGAAGCCACCCCGATCGACAACAGCGGGGAGCAGGGGTTGATGCTTCGCGATCCGTTCCATCTGAGCGATGCGGTCCTGGTGGTTTCGATGGCGGCCGTCCCCATTCTCCAAAGACTCGACGGAAGGCATTCGCTGGAGGAGATTCGCAGCATCTACAAGGAAGAGTATCGGGCCGATGTTTCCATGGAGCAGCTGCGGGATTTGGTGGATCAGCTCGAGAAAGCCCGGTTTCTCGAAGGCGAAAGATTTGATTCCTATCGGGGGCAGCTCTTTGAGAACTACATGCGGGGCAAAACCCGGCCGAGTTTTCTGGCTGGCCGCAGCTATGAAGCAGAGCCGGACTCCCTTCGCTCGCAGCTGAAGAATTTTTTCACGCACGAGGATGGTCCCGGCCTTCCCGGGCCGAACGGCGCGGTTCCGGAAAACCCCCTGCGCGGTCTCATCGTTCCGCATATAGATTTTCCGCGCGGCGGAACCACCTTCGCCTGGAGTTACCGGGCGCTGGCGGAGCGTTCCGACGCCGATCTGTACATCGTTCTGGGAACCTGCCATGCGCCGATGCAGGCGATGTACGGCCTCACCCGCAAGGGGTTCGAGACGCCGTTCGGAGTGCTGGAGGTGGATGCGGATTTTGTCGGATCCCTGGCGGAGCGCGCGCCGGAGGATCTTTTTCAGGACGAGTTTGCACACCGGGCGGAGCATTCCATCGAATTCCAGGCGGTCTTCCTCCGCTATCTCCATCCGGAGCGGCCCATCCGGTTCGTTCCCATCCTGGTGGGGTCGTTCGGCGAATTCATCCACACGCAAAGCTCCCCTGCCGGATCGGAGAAATTCGAGAGTTTCCTCGCCGCCTTGCAGGGGGCGATTGGCGGGGCGGAGGAGAGCGGCCGGAAGGTCTGCCTGCTGGCCAGCGTCGATCTCGCTCACGTGGGGCCGCAGTTCGGGGACGCAGAGGCGGTGGACGCGGAACAACTCGCCATGCTGGCCCAGGAGGATCGGGCTTCCCTTGATGCGGTTTGCCGCGGAGATGCGGAGGCGTTCTACTGGAGCGTGGCGAAGGACGGGGATCGCCGGAAGGTGTGCGGGCTCGCCCCCATCTACACCATCTTACGAGCCCTGGAGAATTGCCGGGGCGAGGTGCTCCGCTACAGCCAGTGGCCCGACCCGAACGGGACGGTCACCTTCTGCAGCATGGCTCTTCACTAAAGTTGACGAGAAGCGCCCGGGCATTCATGCGGGCGCCGTCTTTTTCATAGGAGACCGGCCTTGCTTTATCTCAACGAATCGGAAATCAGCAGTTTGATCACCATGCCCGAAGTCATGGAGCGGGTGGATTATGCATTCAAGGCCCAGGGAAACGGGCAGGCGCCCAATCAGCCCCGCCGGCGCCTTTTTCTGCCGAAGGGAATGCTGCATGTGATGTACGGGGCGCTCCCCGAGGATGGCTTCATCGGGCTGAAGACCTACACCGCTTTCCCGGGGATCGGGGTGCGGTTCGTGTTGCTCCTTTGGGACGCGAACACGGCCGAGCTGCTGGCGTTCATGGAGGCGAACGTGCTGGGCCAGCTGCGCACCGGTGCGGCGAGCGGCGTCGGGGCGCGCTATCTCGCCCGGGAGGATTCCTCGGTCGCCGGATTGATCGGCACCGGCTGGCAGGCGCGCTCCCAGCTGGAGGCGCTCTGCGCGGCGCGCCCCTTGAAGACGGTCAAGATTTACAGCCGGAGCGGGGAGAAGCGCCAGAAGTTCGTGGCAGCGATGAAGGACAAGGTGTCCGCCGAGCTGGTTCCGGTGTCATCTTCCGCCGAAGCCGTGAAGGGATCCGACATCGTGTGCACCGTGACCACCTCGCCCGATCCGGTTTTCGACGGAAAGGATCTGACGCCCGGCACGACGGTCATTGCGGCGGGTTCGAACCGGCCGACCAACCGGGAGATCGACGATGAGACTATCCGGCGGGCAGCCCGGGGCCGCGTGGTGACGGACAGCGTCGAGGGCGCCCAGATCGAAAGCGGCGATCTGATCCTGGCGGTGAGGGGAAAGGTCCTCTCCTGGGGCCAGGTGATCGAGATCGGGTTGGTGGCGAACGGAACGGTGCCGGGACGCGGCTCCGCGGAGGAGATCAACCTTTTCCTCAGCCAGGGGGTGGGCATCGAGGATGTGGCCATCGCCGGGGAACTCTACCGGCGGGCGATCGCCCGGGGGGTGGGAAAGCGCTTCGAGACAGATACTGTGTTCAGTAAACCCGTGTAAAAACAATTGGATACAGCGCCCCTCTCCCGTTCCGTCCCGTCCGCTGGGAGTTGCCGGGGGCGGGTTGAATTTTCCCTCTCCATCGCGTATGTTTTCGCTTCTCTCCGGGGCATGGGGCAGGGCCCGGTTTTTTTCGATGGAGCGATTGCGCGATGCGGGATATTGTCCAGCTTGAGTGCACCGAGTGCAAAAAGATGCGCTACAGTACAACCAAGAACAAGCGCAACACGCCGGATCGGCTCGAATTCAAGAAGTACTGCAGGTTTTGCCACAAGCACCAGCCATTCCGGGAGACGAAATAGCAATGTCCGAGAAAAAGCCCGTTGCCAGAAAACACTGCGTCGTGACTGGCAAGTACGTCATGTATGGCAACAGCGTCAGCCACTCACACAAAAAGACGCGGCGGCGGTTTGAGGCGAACCTCCACAACAAGCGCTTCTGGGTGCCCGAGGAGAAGCGCTGGGTGACGCTCCGCGTCTCGGCGCGGGGCATCAAGACCATCGCGAAAAATGGCATCTCTTCGGTCCTGGTGGATCTGCGCCGCCGGGGCATCAAAGTATAAGCGCGAAGTTCCCTTCACCCCCGTTTTCCGGTACTTTCCTTCGCCATCCTAAATTTTTTTCTTTGAACTTCCGGCGCTTTTCGGTATGATTTCACTTGTTTTCCGTCCAGAGAAAATCCGTCTGCTCAATATCCTGCCCGCGTGAGGAGATAAAGGGATGGAACGGCCAAACTACTGGCGGGCCGCTGTCTGCGGTTTTGTCGCCACATATGTCATGACGGTCGCGGCGCAGTGGGCCGGCGGAATCGGACTCCCCCGGCTGGACCCGAGCCGGCTCATGGCGTTCTCTTTTGGTAAGTCTCCCTACGTATTCGGTCTTTTCGCGCACGCGATGAACGGCGTTGTTCTCGGATTGATGTATGCGAAATGGGAAAAACTGATTCCCGGCAAAAATGCGTGGATAAAGGGAATCTGGATAGGCATCATCACGACGCTGGCCGCCAAAATCATCGTGGGGCCACTGGTCGGGCCGCCGCGGCCGTTTTGGGGTTCAGGGCCGATGCTCGCGCTTGTGACGAGCACAATCGCGCACCTGGCTTTCGGTCTGGCGCTGGCGGTCGGCTACGCGCGGGACGGGGAGCGTTAGGCGGAAAGCGCAGGGGAAAAATGCACGCGGGCAGATCCTCCGCGGAGGGGGGCTACGCCTCTCCCGGAGGGCCGGACTCGTCCAGCATCTCGCGGTACATCTCGTAGGAAGGCGGAAATCCTCCCGTGTAGTTGAGCCAGTTCGTAATCGGGTAGCGCGAGGCGCCGGCCTTGTGCGTTCCCTCCATTCCCTCGAGAATCTCTTCCATCGCCGAGAACGGAAAACTGAACGCCACCTCGTGATCCTGCACTTGACCGAAGATGCGGTCCCCCGAACAGGGAATGATCATCTGCGGCTCTCCCGTCAAATGCGGCGCGATGGCCAGATCGGCGCAATCCACCCTTCCGCGGAACTCGCTGTTCAGCGTACCGCCCCGCTTCCAGAGCCAGGCCTGGCCGAGGCGCATGATCTGGGCGCCGTTTCCGTAAATCACGATGGTGTGCGGCTCGAAGGCGGTCCGGTTCAGGGGGGCGGCGATGACGCCCACGTATTTTCCCAGCTCGAGCCTCGGGACGCTCTCCTCGCTGATCCGGCCGGCCTCGAGATTTTCCGTGTAGAAGTCCACGCAAAGATTCCCCTCGGTGTAATGGGGGAGCCGTTTTTCAAGCCCGAGGGCCATCGCGCCCAGAACGCAGCTGCTGTCCTCCCTTCCGAGGGCGATGACCCAGCCGTAGCGGCGTGCCATGGATATCGCCTGACAGGTGGTGAATTTGTTCCCGAAATCCTTTTCGGGGCGCTTCGTGCGGGGGGGCAGCTCGTCCCAGCTTTCCAGGAAGCGAACGGCGACCGGAAAAGAAGCCAGCCGGAGATACTGATTCAGCTTTTCGTAGTATTCGTTCGTTGCGGCAGGTTCCATGCGTCGTTCCTCTCGGAAAAGGATGCGGGGCGCCCGGCTAGCGCCCTCCGCGGGCGATGGTTTCCCAGGGAATAACTTTCAGGGCGCTGTCCAGGGCTTTTCCCATGGCCAGCCCCGCCGCGCCCGCGAGGACGCGGGAATCCTGGTGGGAGCCCTTTCCGGCGGCCTCCCATTTTCCGTTCAGCCGGCCCGCCCGGTTGTACCTTTCGGCAACGAGAATCGCGGTTCCATTCCAGAAGCCCCCCTTCAGTTCAACCTCCAATTCCCGTATCGTGATGACAACCATCCCGTCCGCCCGGGCGGTTTCGCCCGATTCGAGCGGCTCGATGCCGGCCGCCTGCATTCTTCCGGCGGCGGCAGGAAGGATGGCCGAGGTCAAAGCCCCCTTCCCGCTGAGGGCGTATTCGCCGGTCCGCGAAAGGTTCCGCTCGCTCACGGCGTCTTTCGCAACGAGAACGAAGCGGGCGCGGATCGGGCGCGGCGCGGCGGCCGGCCGGACCGGCGGGACGCGAATCTCGACGACCAGGCTTTTGGTCTCGGAAAAGGCGCAGCCCGACGCCATGAAAAGGGCGGCTGCCAAGGCGATCAGTTTTCCGTTCAAAGACCGGGTTTTGGGTATGCTGTTCATCATGAATTCAGTTTCGCTCCTGCGCGGGTAAGCGTCAAATGACGCCCGGCCGGAGGGAATCTGTTTTCCCGAGCGTGGAGGATTGCAGGCATGTCATCAACTTCGCTGGGCATCATCGGGCTCGGGCTCATGGGAC
This genomic window contains:
- the rpmB gene encoding 50S ribosomal protein L28, yielding MSEKKPVARKHCVVTGKYVMYGNSVSHSHKKTRRRFEANLHNKRFWVPEEKRWVTLRVSARGIKTIAKNGISSVLVDLRRRGIKV
- a CDS encoding DUF169 domain-containing protein, producing the protein MEPAATNEYYEKLNQYLRLASFPVAVRFLESWDELPPRTKRPEKDFGNKFTTCQAISMARRYGWVIALGREDSSCVLGAMALGLEKRLPHYTEGNLCVDFYTENLEAGRISEESVPRLELGKYVGVIAAPLNRTAFEPHTIVIYGNGAQIMRLGQAWLWKRGGTLNSEFRGRVDCADLAIAPHLTGEPQMIIPCSGDRIFGQVQDHEVAFSFPFSAMEEILEGMEGTHKAGASRYPITNWLNYTGGFPPSYEMYREMLDESGPPGEA
- the rpmG gene encoding 50S ribosomal protein L33, giving the protein MRDIVQLECTECKKMRYSTTKNKRNTPDRLEFKKYCRFCHKHQPFRETK
- a CDS encoding ornithine cyclodeaminase family protein — its product is MLYLNESEISSLITMPEVMERVDYAFKAQGNGQAPNQPRRRLFLPKGMLHVMYGALPEDGFIGLKTYTAFPGIGVRFVLLLWDANTAELLAFMEANVLGQLRTGAASGVGARYLAREDSSVAGLIGTGWQARSQLEALCAARPLKTVKIYSRSGEKRQKFVAAMKDKVSAELVPVSSSAEAVKGSDIVCTVTTSPDPVFDGKDLTPGTTVIAAGSNRPTNREIDDETIRRAARGRVVTDSVEGAQIESGDLILAVRGKVLSWGQVIEIGLVANGTVPGRGSAEEINLFLSQGVGIEDVAIAGELYRRAIARGVGKRFETDTVFSKPV